Proteins from one Aureimonas sp. SA4125 genomic window:
- a CDS encoding nitrogen regulation protein NR(II), producing MKTPALPELQLRILNALPHPVIVIDAEGFFVFANSDAEQFFSAGASHLVKRQLSDFIPADSPLFGLIEQVRADRSRISEYRVDVSSPRIGGERLVDLYVSGLVDAPDHVVIMIQLRSIADKMDRQLTHRSAARTVTGLAAMLAHEIRNPLSGIKGAAQLLETAVSDEDRVLTRLIQEESDRIVKLVDRMEVFSDQRPIERSAVNIHSVLDHVKTLARSGFARGTKFVENYDPSLPSVFANRDQLVQVFLNLVKNANEAIAGHEGGEIRLSTAFRPGVRLSVPGTKRRVTLPLEFLVEDNGPGVPEDIRENIFDPFVTTKPSGSGLGLALVAKIIGDHGGVIECESQPGHTTFRVLMPMWREAMDPAGPVEADVAAGDH from the coding sequence ATGAAAACTCCTGCCCTGCCGGAGCTGCAGCTCCGGATCCTCAACGCGCTGCCGCATCCGGTGATCGTCATCGACGCCGAGGGTTTTTTCGTGTTTGCCAATTCGGACGCGGAGCAGTTCTTCTCCGCCGGCGCCTCGCATCTCGTGAAGCGCCAGCTCTCCGACTTCATCCCCGCCGACAGTCCGCTCTTCGGCCTGATCGAGCAGGTGCGCGCCGATCGCTCACGCATCAGCGAATACCGCGTCGACGTGTCCTCGCCGCGGATCGGCGGGGAAAGGCTCGTCGATCTCTACGTCTCGGGCCTAGTCGATGCGCCTGATCATGTCGTGATCATGATTCAGCTCCGTTCCATCGCCGACAAGATGGACCGGCAGCTGACGCACCGGTCGGCCGCCCGTACGGTCACCGGCCTTGCCGCGATGCTGGCGCACGAGATCCGTAATCCGCTCTCCGGCATCAAGGGGGCAGCGCAGCTCCTCGAGACCGCCGTTAGCGACGAGGACAGGGTGCTCACGCGCCTCATCCAGGAAGAGAGCGATCGGATCGTCAAGCTGGTCGACCGCATGGAAGTCTTCTCCGACCAGCGGCCGATCGAGCGCTCCGCGGTGAACATCCATTCGGTCCTCGACCATGTGAAGACGCTGGCCCGCAGCGGCTTCGCCCGGGGAACGAAGTTCGTGGAAAACTACGACCCGTCACTGCCCTCCGTCTTCGCCAATCGCGACCAGCTCGTCCAGGTGTTCCTCAACCTCGTGAAGAACGCCAACGAGGCGATTGCCGGACATGAGGGAGGCGAAATCCGCCTGTCCACGGCCTTCCGTCCGGGCGTCCGTCTGTCGGTGCCCGGGACCAAGCGCCGCGTCACCCTGCCGCTCGAGTTTCTCGTCGAGGACAATGGCCCGGGTGTTCCCGAGGATATCCGGGAAAACATCTTCGATCCCTTCGTTACCACCAAGCCCAGCGGCTCGGGCCTCGGGCTGGCCCTCGTCGCGAAAATCATCGGCGACCACGGCGGCGTCATCGAATGCGAGTCGCAGCCGGGGCATACGACCTTCCGGGTTCTCATGCCCATGTGGCGGGAGGCCATGGACCCGGCCGGCCCCGTCGAAGCAGACGTCGCAGCCGGCGACCATTGA
- the dusB gene encoding tRNA dihydrouridine synthase DusB: MPAGFDIGGLRPGNTVFLAPLSGITDVPFRRRARRFGAGLVVSEMVASGELVRGFRESMLRAMRDGDGVHVVQLAGRDPAWMREAAERAADLGADIIDINMGCPAKKVVGGQSGSALMREPDLALRLVDATVAGAGAVPVTLKMRLGWDHQTINSPEIAARAEAAGVRMITVHGRTRQQLYTGSADWRAIAAVKAAVTVPVVANGDLVASGQRSAMLAASGADAVMIGRGTYGRPWFPGLLAGAITLDDLDALSFADFVIDHYEDMLLHYGSDTGLRHSRKHLGWYLDGFAAASGAEITADRAAILVARSSAVAIERLRHVFGDTSIAEIERGTDATRRREAA, from the coding sequence GTGCCCGCCGGCTTCGACATCGGTGGCCTCAGGCCGGGAAATACAGTGTTCCTGGCCCCTCTCTCCGGGATCACCGACGTGCCCTTCCGCCGCCGTGCCCGCCGCTTCGGCGCGGGGCTGGTCGTGTCGGAAATGGTGGCGAGCGGCGAACTCGTGCGTGGTTTTCGCGAAAGCATGCTGCGCGCGATGCGCGATGGCGATGGCGTCCATGTGGTGCAGCTCGCCGGTCGCGATCCCGCCTGGATGCGGGAGGCGGCCGAGCGGGCCGCCGATCTTGGCGCAGACATCATCGACATCAACATGGGCTGCCCGGCCAAGAAAGTGGTCGGCGGCCAGTCCGGATCGGCGCTGATGCGCGAGCCGGATCTGGCACTGCGGCTGGTCGACGCGACGGTGGCCGGCGCGGGTGCCGTCCCCGTGACGCTGAAGATGCGGCTCGGCTGGGACCACCAGACGATCAACTCGCCGGAAATCGCCGCGCGCGCCGAGGCCGCCGGTGTCCGGATGATCACGGTACATGGGCGAACCCGCCAGCAGCTCTACACGGGCTCGGCCGACTGGCGGGCCATCGCCGCCGTCAAGGCGGCCGTGACGGTGCCGGTGGTGGCCAATGGCGATCTCGTCGCGAGCGGCCAGCGGTCGGCCATGCTGGCGGCGAGCGGCGCCGACGCGGTGATGATCGGGCGCGGCACCTATGGCAGGCCGTGGTTTCCCGGGCTTCTTGCCGGCGCCATCACCCTCGATGATCTCGACGCCCTGTCCTTTGCCGACTTCGTGATCGACCACTACGAGGACATGCTCCTCCACTATGGCAGCGATACGGGGCTGCGCCATTCGCGCAAGCATCTCGGTTGGTATCTCGATGGCTTTGCGGCGGCGAGCGGCGCGGAGATCACCGCGGACCGCGCCGCCATCCTCGTCGCGCGCTCGTCGGCGGTCGCGATCGAGCGGCTGCGCCATGTGTTCGGCGATACCAGCATCGCCGAGATCGAGCGCGGGACCGATGCGACAAGGAGGCGAGAGGCTGCCTGA
- a CDS encoding bifunctional 2-C-methyl-D-erythritol 4-phosphate cytidylyltransferase/2-C-methyl-D-erythritol 2,4-cyclodiphosphate synthase, with protein MPNSKVAVIIVAAGRGARAGQAAGPKQYREIGGRTVLARSIDAFATTADLGDRLVVVIHPDDRDRFELATASSRQPVRSVDGGATRQDSVRRGLEALTDLEPDIVLIHDAARPFVDAGTIARVVAGVGNAWGAIPAMAVSDTLKRAGDAGDITETVDRAGLYAAQTPQGFPYAAVLAAHRAAAEAGLDAFTDDAAIAEWAGMAVRLVEGSPENLKLTRNEDIIRADRILRGEAELIDVRTGNGYDVHQLVDGDHVTLCGVRITHDQTLLGHSDADVCLHALTDALLATCGAGDIGTHFPPSEEEWRGAASHIFVRRAVEIVREHGGRIANADITLICEAPKVAPHREAMRRAVAEMTGLDLFRVSVKATTNETIGFVGRREGIAALATASVIYGEGR; from the coding sequence ATGCCGAACTCAAAAGTCGCCGTCATCATCGTCGCCGCCGGAAGAGGCGCCCGCGCCGGCCAGGCGGCTGGCCCGAAACAGTACCGTGAGATCGGCGGTCGAACGGTGCTGGCGCGCAGCATCGACGCTTTTGCCACGACCGCGGACCTCGGCGACCGGCTCGTCGTCGTCATCCACCCCGACGATCGCGATCGCTTCGAACTGGCCACGGCTTCCTCGAGACAGCCTGTCCGAAGCGTCGACGGCGGCGCCACGCGGCAGGACTCGGTCCGCCGCGGCCTCGAGGCCTTGACCGATCTCGAGCCCGATATCGTCCTCATTCACGATGCCGCCCGGCCCTTCGTCGATGCCGGGACGATCGCCCGCGTCGTCGCCGGCGTCGGCAATGCCTGGGGCGCCATCCCCGCCATGGCGGTTTCCGATACGCTGAAACGGGCGGGCGATGCCGGCGATATCACCGAAACGGTCGACCGCGCCGGCCTGTATGCGGCTCAGACGCCACAGGGATTTCCCTATGCCGCCGTTCTCGCCGCTCACCGCGCTGCTGCAGAAGCAGGCCTTGACGCCTTTACCGACGACGCGGCCATCGCCGAATGGGCGGGGATGGCCGTCAGGCTTGTCGAGGGATCGCCGGAAAACCTGAAACTGACGCGCAATGAGGATATCATCCGGGCCGACCGGATTTTGCGAGGAGAAGCTGAATTGATCGATGTCCGGACGGGGAATGGATACGATGTGCACCAGCTGGTCGACGGCGACCACGTGACGCTCTGCGGCGTCAGGATCACCCATGACCAGACGCTGCTCGGCCATTCCGATGCCGATGTCTGCCTGCACGCGTTGACGGACGCGCTGCTGGCGACATGCGGCGCCGGTGACATCGGCACGCATTTTCCGCCGAGCGAGGAGGAATGGCGCGGCGCCGCCTCGCACATCTTCGTCCGCCGAGCCGTCGAGATCGTGCGCGAGCACGGCGGCCGGATCGCCAATGCCGACATCACGCTCATCTGCGAGGCGCCGAAGGTCGCGCCGCACCGGGAGGCGATGCGGCGGGCGGTGGCGGAGATGACCGGGCTCGACCTCTTCCGCGTTTCGGTCAAGGCGACGACGAACGAGACGATCGGCTTCGTCGGCCGGCGCGAGGGCATTGCGGCCCTTGCGACCGCCAGCGTCATCTATGGAGAAGGCAGATGA
- a CDS encoding CinA family protein codes for MEAAADLVEGFADRGKVIATAESCTGGMIAAGLTDIAGASSVLDRGFVTYSNAAKTEMLGVPTALIEAHGAVSEQVARAMAEGALAASRADVAIAVTGIAGPGGGSVEKPVGLVHLAVASRRGSFHREARFGNVERLGVRRETVALAYAMLAEWLAAHDTAATDP; via the coding sequence ATGGAGGCGGCCGCCGACCTGGTCGAGGGCTTTGCCGACAGGGGCAAGGTGATCGCGACGGCGGAATCCTGTACCGGCGGGATGATCGCGGCGGGGCTGACGGACATTGCCGGAGCCTCCTCGGTGCTCGACCGCGGCTTCGTCACCTATTCCAATGCCGCCAAGACGGAAATGCTGGGCGTGCCGACCGCGCTGATCGAGGCCCATGGCGCCGTCTCGGAGCAAGTGGCACGGGCCATGGCGGAAGGCGCGCTGGCGGCCTCCCGCGCCGACGTCGCCATCGCCGTCACCGGCATTGCCGGGCCGGGAGGCGGCTCGGTCGAAAAGCCCGTCGGCCTCGTCCATCTTGCTGTCGCCAGCCGGCGCGGCTCATTTCACCGCGAGGCCCGGTTCGGAAACGTCGAACGGCTCGGTGTCAGGCGCGAGACGGTCGCTCTTGCCTATGCCATGCTCGCCGAGTGGCTGGCGGCTCACGATACGGCAGCAACCGACCCGTAG
- a CDS encoding type II toxin-antitoxin system RatA family toxin, translating into MPKFETVRPVSHNPDQMFALVADVERYPEFLPLCRSLRIRDRRQSDGKTLLVADMTVAYKMVKETFTSQVLLKPEEHRIDVKYVDGPFRYLDNQWNFTPREGGGCDVSFFIDYEFKSRTLGLLMGSMFDFAFRRFAAAFETRADEIYGSVAAVS; encoded by the coding sequence ATGCCCAAGTTTGAAACCGTCCGCCCCGTCAGCCACAATCCCGATCAGATGTTCGCGCTCGTCGCCGACGTCGAGCGCTATCCGGAATTTCTGCCCCTGTGCAGAAGTCTTCGGATCCGCGACCGCCGTCAATCGGACGGCAAGACGCTCCTGGTCGCCGACATGACCGTCGCCTACAAGATGGTGAAGGAAACCTTCACCTCGCAGGTTCTGCTGAAGCCCGAGGAGCACCGGATCGACGTCAAATATGTCGACGGTCCGTTCCGCTATCTCGACAACCAGTGGAATTTCACGCCGCGCGAGGGCGGCGGCTGCGACGTCAGTTTCTTCATCGACTACGAGTTCAAGAGCCGCACGCTCGGCCTGCTCATGGGGTCGATGTTCGATTTCGCCTTTCGGCGCTTTGCGGCGGCCTTCGAAACGCGGGCCGACGAGATCTACGGGTCGGTTGCTGCCGTATCGTGA
- the lipA gene encoding lipoyl synthase has translation MVTIIDTLRGAGDLPRLRHPEKAHRPDSDNTLPKPDWIRVKAPVSKGYFETRDIVKSNNLITVCEEAGCPNIGGCWDKKHATFMIMGGICTRACAFCNVATGKPNPLDAGEPASVGRAVASMGLHHVVITSVDRDDLDDGGAEHFAETIRAIRAAAPGTTIEILTPDFLRKPGALETVVAAKPDVFNHNLETVPSNYLTVRPGARYFHSIRLLQRVKELDPEIFTKSGIMVGLGEERNEVLQLMDDLRSADVDFLTIGQYLQPTKKHHAVIRYVTPAEFDSFATVATSKGFLVVASSPLTRSSHHAGEDFERLKAARLARAVAA, from the coding sequence ATGGTCACCATCATCGATACGCTGCGCGGAGCCGGGGATCTTCCCCGTCTCCGCCACCCCGAAAAGGCCCATCGTCCGGACTCCGACAATACGTTGCCGAAGCCGGACTGGATCAGGGTGAAGGCGCCTGTCTCGAAGGGCTATTTCGAGACCCGCGACATCGTCAAATCCAACAACCTGATCACCGTGTGCGAGGAAGCCGGCTGCCCGAACATCGGGGGCTGCTGGGACAAGAAGCACGCGACCTTCATGATCATGGGCGGCATCTGCACGCGCGCATGCGCCTTCTGCAATGTCGCCACCGGCAAGCCCAATCCGTTGGATGCCGGCGAGCCGGCAAGCGTTGGCCGGGCCGTGGCGTCGATGGGGCTCCATCATGTCGTGATCACCTCGGTCGACCGCGACGACCTCGACGATGGCGGTGCCGAGCATTTCGCCGAGACGATCCGGGCCATCCGCGCCGCGGCGCCGGGGACGACGATCGAAATCCTCACGCCAGACTTCCTGCGCAAGCCCGGCGCGCTCGAGACCGTCGTCGCCGCCAAGCCGGACGTCTTCAACCATAATCTCGAAACCGTCCCGTCGAACTATCTGACGGTGCGTCCCGGTGCCCGCTATTTCCACTCGATCCGCCTTCTGCAGCGAGTGAAGGAACTCGACCCGGAGATCTTCACCAAATCCGGCATCATGGTCGGTCTGGGGGAAGAGCGGAACGAGGTGCTGCAGCTGATGGACGACCTGCGCTCGGCCGACGTCGACTTCCTGACCATCGGCCAGTACCTGCAGCCGACGAAGAAGCACCATGCGGTGATTCGCTACGTGACCCCGGCCGAGTTCGACTCCTTTGCGACGGTCGCGACATCGAAGGGCTTCCTCGTCGTCGCGTCGAGCCCGCTAACCCGGTCGTCCCACCATGCCGGCGAGGATTTCGAGCGGCTGAAGGCGGCGCGGCTTGCGAGGGCGGTCGCCGCCTAA
- a CDS encoding GlsB/YeaQ/YmgE family stress response membrane protein gives MDTNGVGWIGAIIVGAVAGWLAEQVMKSNMGLLMNIILGIVGAIVLNAILAAIGFSFGTGLIAYLITGFIGACLLIAIARLFRGRRV, from the coding sequence ATGGATACGAATGGCGTGGGTTGGATTGGTGCGATCATCGTCGGCGCAGTGGCCGGTTGGCTCGCCGAGCAGGTGATGAAGAGCAACATGGGGCTCTTGATGAACATCATCCTCGGCATCGTCGGCGCGATCGTCCTGAACGCGATCCTGGCGGCCATCGGCTTCAGCTTTGGCACGGGCCTCATCGCCTACCTGATCACGGGCTTCATCGGCGCGTGCCTTCTCATCGCGATCGCCCGGCTGTTCCGCGGTCGCCGCGTCTGA
- the lpdA gene encoding dihydrolipoyl dehydrogenase — MADIYDILIIGGGPGGYVAAIRAAQLGFKTAVVEREHLGGICLNWGCIPTKALLRSAEVFHYAEHATNYGLKIAKPDFDIADVVKRSRGISAQLNGGVGFLLKKNKVDVIWGEAKITKAGKGGPVEVSVGKMQKPVVEPQNPVPKGTLGEGSYRAKHVIVATGARPRVLPGIEPDGERIWTYFEAMKPKVMPKSLIVMGSGAIGIEFASFYRTMGAEVTVVELLPQIMPVEDAEIAAVARKQLEKQGLKILTDTKVTKVTKSGEGVTVEAEAKDGAKLTLTAERLISAIGVQGNCEGLGLEDVGVVIERGLVKIDAYGKTNVEGIYAIGDVAGAPMLAHKAEHEGTICVEKIKGLDAHPMKKEQIPGCTYCQPQVASVGLTEAKAREAGREIKVGRFKFQANGKAIALGEPEGLVKTIFDAKSGELLGAHMVGAEVTELIQGFVIAMGLETTEEELMHTVFPHPTLSEMMHESVLDAYGRVIHM; from the coding sequence ATGGCCGACATCTACGACATCCTCATCATCGGCGGTGGACCCGGCGGCTATGTCGCGGCCATCCGCGCCGCGCAGCTCGGTTTCAAGACGGCGGTCGTCGAACGCGAGCATCTCGGCGGCATCTGCCTGAACTGGGGCTGCATCCCGACCAAGGCGCTCCTGCGCTCGGCCGAAGTCTTCCATTATGCCGAGCACGCCACGAACTATGGCCTGAAGATCGCCAAGCCCGATTTCGACATCGCCGACGTGGTGAAGCGCTCGCGCGGCATCTCGGCCCAGCTGAATGGCGGCGTCGGTTTCCTGTTGAAGAAGAACAAGGTCGACGTCATCTGGGGCGAGGCAAAGATCACCAAGGCGGGGAAGGGCGGTCCGGTCGAGGTCTCCGTCGGCAAGATGCAAAAGCCGGTGGTCGAGCCGCAGAACCCGGTGCCGAAGGGCACGCTCGGCGAGGGCAGCTACAGGGCCAAGCATGTGATCGTCGCCACGGGCGCCCGGCCAAGGGTGCTGCCGGGAATCGAGCCGGACGGCGAGCGGATCTGGACCTATTTCGAGGCGATGAAGCCGAAAGTGATGCCGAAATCGCTGATCGTCATGGGATCGGGCGCCATCGGCATCGAATTCGCCTCCTTCTACCGCACCATGGGCGCCGAGGTGACGGTGGTCGAACTGCTGCCGCAGATCATGCCGGTCGAGGATGCCGAGATCGCGGCTGTCGCCCGCAAGCAGTTGGAGAAGCAGGGACTGAAAATCCTGACCGACACGAAGGTCACGAAGGTCACGAAATCAGGCGAGGGCGTGACCGTCGAAGCCGAAGCCAAGGACGGCGCCAAGCTGACGCTGACGGCCGAACGGCTGATCTCGGCCATCGGCGTCCAGGGCAATTGCGAGGGGCTGGGGCTCGAGGACGTCGGCGTCGTGATCGAACGCGGCCTCGTCAAGATCGACGCCTATGGCAAGACGAATGTCGAGGGCATCTACGCCATCGGCGACGTCGCCGGCGCGCCGATGCTGGCACACAAGGCCGAACACGAAGGCACGATCTGCGTTGAGAAGATCAAGGGCCTCGACGCCCATCCGATGAAGAAGGAACAGATCCCCGGCTGCACCTATTGCCAGCCGCAGGTCGCCTCGGTCGGACTGACGGAAGCCAAGGCAAGAGAAGCCGGGCGCGAGATCAAGGTCGGGCGCTTCAAATTCCAGGCCAACGGCAAGGCCATCGCGCTCGGCGAGCCGGAAGGCCTCGTCAAGACGATCTTCGATGCCAAGTCCGGAGAACTCCTCGGCGCCCACATGGTCGGCGCGGAAGTCACCGAGCTTATCCAGGGTTTCGTCATCGCGATGGGCCTCGAAACGACCGAGGAGGAGTTGATGCACACTGTCTTCCCGCATCCGACGCTGTCGGAAATGATGCATGAGAGCGTGCTCGATGCTTACGGGCGTGTCATCCACATGTAG
- a CDS encoding SGNH/GDSL hydrolase family protein, with the protein MKTVLCFGDSLTWGYDPATAGRHSYADRWPSVLAQGLGPDVAVIAEGLNGRTTCFDDHSSLAERNGVKTLATLLATHEPLDLVILFLGTNDLKRHTGGGRVFEARIGMERLVEIVRLYPYHLGHPVPRILIVAPPHFVATEEPDFALLFGHAIENSQEFGTAYALVADEYGCDVFDASEIAECSPLDGIHLDPTNTRRIGEALVGSVQAILARP; encoded by the coding sequence ATGAAGACCGTCCTTTGCTTTGGCGACTCGCTGACCTGGGGCTACGATCCGGCGACGGCGGGCCGGCATTCCTACGCCGACCGCTGGCCTTCCGTGCTGGCCCAGGGGCTCGGGCCCGACGTCGCCGTGATCGCCGAGGGACTGAACGGGCGCACGACCTGCTTCGACGACCACTCCTCGCTGGCCGAGCGCAATGGCGTGAAGACGCTGGCGACGCTTCTCGCCACGCACGAGCCGCTCGATCTCGTGATCCTCTTCCTCGGCACGAACGACTTGAAGCGCCACACCGGCGGCGGACGGGTGTTCGAGGCGCGCATCGGCATGGAGCGGCTCGTCGAGATCGTGCGGCTTTACCCCTATCATCTCGGCCATCCCGTGCCGCGGATCCTCATCGTCGCGCCGCCGCATTTCGTCGCGACGGAAGAGCCGGATTTTGCCCTGCTGTTCGGTCACGCCATTGAGAATTCGCAGGAATTCGGTACGGCCTATGCGCTCGTCGCCGACGAGTATGGCTGTGACGTCTTCGACGCCTCCGAGATTGCCGAGTGTTCGCCGCTCGACGGCATCCATCTCGACCCCACGAACACACGCCGCATCGGCGAGGCGCTCGTCGGGAGCGTGCAGGCGATCCTCGCCCGGCCCTGA
- a CDS encoding pyruvate dehydrogenase complex dihydrolipoamide acetyltransferase, which produces MPINVTMPALSPTMEEGTLAKWLVKEGDKVSSGDVIAEIETDKATMEVEAVDEGTVTKILVAAGTEGVKVNAVIAILTAEGEDASAAEGAIAADPKADDAATAPEAEAAPAAKPAEPAAAPREKPVAADAGKGGRVIASPLAKRIARDAGVDLGSMTGSGPHGRIIKADVEAAAKAGPAPKAEGAPKTDAPKAEVAAPAAAGAAAPKGQSDEQIKKLFAEGSYESIPHDGMRKTIAKRLVEAKTTIPHFYLTIDCELDALLALRAQLNAAAPVTKTDKGDKPAYKLSVNDMIIKAHALALKAVPAANVSWTETAMLKHGNVDVGVAVSIEGGLITPIIRRADEKTLSAISNEVKDMAGRARARKLKPEEYQGGTTAVSNLGMFGVKDFAAVINPPHATILAVGAGEPRAVVKNGAVVVATVMSVTLSTDHRAVDGALGAELMAAFKQYIESPMGMLV; this is translated from the coding sequence ATGCCGATCAATGTGACGATGCCGGCCCTTTCCCCGACGATGGAGGAGGGCACCCTCGCGAAATGGCTGGTCAAGGAGGGCGACAAGGTCTCCTCGGGTGACGTCATCGCCGAGATCGAGACCGACAAGGCGACGATGGAGGTCGAGGCCGTCGACGAGGGCACGGTCACGAAGATCCTCGTCGCCGCCGGCACCGAGGGCGTGAAGGTCAATGCCGTGATCGCCATCCTCACGGCCGAAGGCGAGGATGCGTCGGCTGCCGAGGGCGCCATCGCGGCCGATCCGAAGGCCGACGACGCCGCGACCGCTCCGGAGGCGGAAGCGGCCCCTGCCGCCAAGCCGGCCGAGCCTGCCGCTGCACCGCGGGAAAAGCCGGTGGCCGCGGATGCCGGCAAGGGCGGACGCGTAATCGCCTCGCCGCTCGCCAAGCGCATCGCCAGGGACGCCGGTGTCGACCTCGGCTCGATGACAGGCTCCGGCCCGCATGGGCGGATCATCAAGGCCGATGTCGAGGCCGCCGCCAAGGCTGGCCCCGCTCCGAAGGCGGAGGGAGCCCCGAAGACTGACGCCCCGAAGGCGGAAGTTGCCGCCCCGGCCGCGGCAGGCGCCGCCGCGCCGAAGGGGCAGAGCGACGAGCAGATCAAAAAGCTCTTCGCCGAAGGCTCGTACGAGTCGATCCCGCATGACGGCATGCGCAAGACCATCGCCAAGCGCCTTGTCGAGGCGAAGACCACGATCCCGCATTTCTACCTGACGATCGATTGCGAGCTCGACGCGCTGCTGGCGCTCCGGGCCCAGCTGAATGCCGCCGCCCCGGTGACGAAGACCGACAAGGGCGACAAGCCGGCCTACAAGCTCTCCGTCAACGACATGATCATCAAGGCGCATGCGCTGGCGCTGAAGGCCGTGCCGGCGGCCAACGTCTCGTGGACGGAGACCGCCATGCTGAAGCATGGGAACGTCGACGTCGGCGTCGCCGTGTCGATCGAGGGCGGGCTGATCACGCCGATCATCCGCAGAGCCGACGAGAAGACGCTGTCGGCGATCTCGAACGAGGTCAAGGACATGGCCGGCCGGGCCCGCGCCCGCAAGCTGAAGCCCGAGGAGTATCAGGGCGGCACGACGGCGGTGTCCAATCTCGGCATGTTTGGGGTCAAGGATTTTGCCGCGGTGATCAACCCGCCGCATGCGACGATCCTCGCCGTCGGTGCCGGCGAGCCGCGGGCCGTGGTGAAGAACGGCGCCGTCGTCGTCGCCACCGTGATGTCGGTGACGCTTTCCACCGATCACCGGGCGGTCGACGGCGCGCTCGGTGCCGAGCTGATGGCGGCGTTCAAGCAGTACATCGAGAGCCCGATGGGCATGCTGGTTTAG
- a CDS encoding pyruvate dehydrogenase complex E1 component subunit beta: protein MPTNILMPALSPTMEEGTLSKWLKQEGDSVAAGDVIAEIETDKATMEVEAVDEGTIGKIVVPAGTEGVKVNAVIAILLAEGEDAAAMDGASATPAAGPREEPTQDAPTKPAPSEASGEKAQSESEGTKVPAAARANPEPDDSAPDYPAGTEMVTTTVREALRDAMAEEMRREDAVFLMGEEVAEYQGAYKISQGLLEEFGPRRVVDTPITEHGFAGLGVGAAFAGLRPIVEFMTFNFAMQAIDQIINSAAKTLYMAGGQMGCPIVFRGPNGAAARVGAQHSQDFTAWYGQIPGLKVVTPYSAADAKGLLKSAIRDPNPVVFLENEILYGQSFEVPKGDDWTVPIGKARIHRKGRDVTIVSFSIGMTYAIAAAEELAKDGIDCEIIDLRTIRPMDIETVVRSVQKTNRCVTVEQGWPQSSIGSHIASELMERAFDHLDAPVLKVTGKDVPMPYAANLEKLALPTVQDVIDAVKAVCYRD, encoded by the coding sequence ATGCCGACCAATATTCTGATGCCCGCTTTGTCTCCGACGATGGAGGAGGGCACGCTCTCGAAATGGCTGAAGCAGGAAGGCGACAGCGTTGCCGCCGGCGATGTCATCGCCGAGATCGAGACCGACAAGGCGACCATGGAAGTCGAGGCCGTCGACGAGGGCACGATCGGCAAGATCGTCGTTCCCGCCGGCACCGAAGGCGTGAAGGTGAATGCCGTCATCGCCATCCTGCTCGCCGAAGGCGAGGACGCCGCGGCGATGGATGGCGCCTCTGCTACACCTGCAGCTGGCCCTAGGGAGGAGCCAACCCAGGACGCACCGACCAAGCCTGCACCGTCCGAAGCTTCCGGCGAAAAGGCCCAGTCGGAATCGGAGGGCACGAAGGTGCCTGCCGCCGCCAGGGCCAATCCCGAGCCCGACGACAGCGCGCCGGACTATCCGGCCGGCACGGAAATGGTGACGACCACCGTGCGCGAGGCACTGCGCGACGCCATGGCCGAGGAGATGCGCCGCGAGGACGCGGTGTTCCTGATGGGCGAGGAAGTCGCGGAATACCAGGGCGCCTACAAGATCAGCCAGGGCCTCCTGGAAGAGTTCGGCCCGCGCCGCGTCGTCGACACGCCGATCACCGAGCACGGCTTTGCCGGCCTCGGCGTCGGTGCGGCCTTCGCCGGCCTTCGGCCGATCGTCGAGTTCATGACCTTCAACTTCGCCATGCAGGCGATCGACCAGATCATCAACTCCGCCGCCAAGACGCTCTACATGGCCGGCGGCCAGATGGGCTGCCCGATCGTGTTCCGCGGCCCGAACGGCGCCGCCGCGCGCGTCGGCGCCCAGCACAGCCAGGACTTCACCGCCTGGTACGGCCAGATCCCCGGCCTCAAGGTCGTCACGCCCTATTCGGCGGCCGATGCCAAGGGCCTCCTGAAATCGGCGATCCGCGACCCGAACCCGGTCGTCTTCCTCGAGAACGAGATTCTCTACGGCCAGAGCTTCGAGGTGCCGAAGGGCGACGACTGGACCGTGCCGATCGGCAAGGCGCGCATCCACCGCAAGGGTCGCGACGTCACCATCGTCTCCTTCTCGATCGGCATGACCTACGCGATCGCCGCCGCCGAGGAACTGGCGAAGGACGGCATCGACTGCGAGATCATCGATCTCCGGACGATCCGGCCGATGGACATCGAGACGGTGGTGCGGTCCGTCCAGAAGACCAACCGCTGCGTCACCGTCGAGCAGGGCTGGCCGCAGTCCTCGATCGGCTCGCATATCGCTTCCGAGCTGATGGAACGCGCCTTCGACCATCTCGACGCGCCGGTTCTCAAGGTCACCGGCAAGGACGTGCCGATGCCCTATGCCGCCAACTTGGAAAAGCTGGCGCTGCCGACCGTCCAGGACGTCATCGATGCGGTGAAAGCCGTCTGCTACCGCGATTAA